A stretch of the Psychroserpens sp. Hel_I_66 genome encodes the following:
- a CDS encoding M28 family peptidase, with protein MKRTAILICALLLIQTIKSQTFNQFYADVVATTSEANVLNDLIEFENFGIKTVGSTALQNTEGWITNRYEDLGYTDVVLQPFTYSAGTSNNIIVTKTGTIYPNTFLIIDAHYDTINGPGTNDNGTGTVLLLELARLLKNVETEYSIKFIHFSGEEDGLIGSNYYVNNTVIPQNLDIKLVFNIDEVGGVNGITNDTVVCERDLTNPSSNNAASNEATNSLAILIELYSNLNTEISNAFASDYVPFENNGEIITGLYESNVSPVNHTANDNLANMDVTYAYEVIKGSLGAAMEFAVAYETLSTEEQTYFDDLITISPNPSHNFININFNQPLEDPVNFKLIDLLGQNVYEDALTQTSQTINVDNISSSKYFAVFTIASKRIVKTVIID; from the coding sequence ATGAAAAGAACTGCAATTTTAATATGCGCTTTATTATTAATTCAAACTATTAAGTCCCAAACCTTTAATCAATTTTATGCAGATGTTGTTGCAACTACTTCAGAGGCTAATGTTCTAAACGATTTGATTGAATTTGAAAACTTCGGAATAAAAACTGTAGGTTCTACAGCATTACAAAATACGGAAGGTTGGATCACAAATCGCTATGAAGATCTTGGTTATACAGATGTAGTTTTACAGCCCTTTACCTATTCCGCAGGAACAAGTAATAATATTATTGTTACCAAAACTGGCACAATTTATCCAAACACGTTTTTAATCATCGATGCGCATTATGACACTATAAACGGTCCAGGAACGAATGACAATGGCACAGGAACTGTTTTACTCTTAGAACTCGCCAGACTTTTAAAAAATGTAGAAACCGAATATTCTATTAAATTTATTCACTTTTCTGGAGAAGAAGATGGTTTGATTGGGAGTAATTACTATGTAAATAACACAGTTATCCCACAAAATCTGGATATAAAACTTGTTTTCAATATTGATGAAGTTGGTGGTGTAAACGGTATCACTAATGATACTGTCGTTTGTGAACGTGATTTAACAAATCCTTCTTCAAACAATGCTGCATCCAACGAAGCGACAAATAGTTTGGCTATTTTGATAGAGTTATATTCAAATTTAAATACTGAAATATCAAATGCATTTGCATCAGATTATGTGCCTTTTGAAAATAACGGAGAAATCATCACTGGTTTATATGAAAGTAATGTGTCGCCAGTAAATCATACCGCAAATGACAATCTTGCAAATATGGATGTTACCTATGCTTATGAAGTTATTAAGGGTTCACTTGGAGCTGCAATGGAATTTGCTGTTGCTTATGAAACACTGAGTACTGAAGAGCAAACTTATTTTGATGATTTAATTACGATATCACCAAATCCTAGTCATAATTTTATTAATATCAATTTTAATCAACCACTGGAGGATCCTGTCAACTTTAAACTTATAGATTTACTTGGTCAAAATGTTTACGAAGACGCTTTAACACAGACATCTCAAACTATTAATGTGGACAATATTTCATCCTCTAAATATTTTGCAGTTTTTACAATAGCCAGTAAACGTATTGTAAAAACGGTTATCATAGATTAA
- a CDS encoding acyl-CoA-binding protein: MTSEELEIEFNEAVERINAHNEPFPADMLLRLYAYYKKASNNYDRPSSGKPIINAFKTNALFQIQDVSQDEAKQIYIDLVNNYFLYRK; this comes from the coding sequence ATGACTTCCGAAGAGTTAGAAATAGAGTTCAATGAAGCGGTAGAGCGTATCAATGCGCACAATGAACCCTTTCCAGCAGATATGCTCTTACGTTTGTACGCTTATTATAAAAAAGCAAGTAATAACTATGATCGCCCAAGTAGTGGCAAACCCATTATTAATGCATTCAAAACAAATGCGTTGTTTCAAATTCAAGATGTAAGCCAGGACGAAGCAAAGCAAATTTATATTGATCTGGTCAATAATTATTTTCTATACCGAAAATAG
- a CDS encoding phosphatidylserine decarboxylase family protein, with the protein MFHKEGYKIILLTLVIVIGSILIIDRFVDLSWLRLLLMLAMLILLVLILQFFRNPKRLTTLENHTAVSPVDGKVVVIEEVFEKEIFNDKRIQVSVFMSPLNVHVTRYPISGNVTYTKYHPGKYLVAWHPKASEENERTTVVVENNNFGKVLYRQIAGALAKRIVNYAKINEEAIQGSDSGFIKFGSRVDLFLPLDADIKVELNQKVRGGETIIAEKL; encoded by the coding sequence ATGTTTCATAAAGAAGGCTATAAAATCATATTACTTACACTAGTCATCGTGATTGGTTCAATACTTATAATCGATAGATTTGTTGATCTTTCATGGTTACGATTATTGTTAATGTTGGCAATGCTCATATTATTAGTATTGATTTTGCAGTTCTTTAGAAATCCAAAAAGATTAACTACGCTTGAAAATCACACAGCAGTTTCTCCTGTAGATGGAAAAGTTGTCGTTATAGAAGAAGTTTTTGAGAAAGAGATCTTTAATGATAAACGCATACAGGTTTCTGTATTTATGTCACCTTTAAATGTGCATGTAACGCGTTATCCTATAAGCGGAAATGTGACGTACACAAAATATCATCCAGGAAAGTACTTGGTTGCTTGGCACCCAAAAGCGAGCGAAGAAAATGAACGTACAACTGTAGTTGTTGAAAATAATAACTTCGGAAAAGTGCTGTACAGACAAATCGCTGGCGCATTAGCAAAACGTATAGTAAACTATGCGAAAATTAATGAGGAAGCTATCCAAGGATCAGATTCTGGTTTTATAAAGTTCGGATCTCGTGTAGACTTGTTCTTACCATTAGATGCCGATATTAAAGTAGAACTAAACCAAAAAGTTAGAGGAGGTGAAACTATCATTGCCGAAAAACTATGA
- a CDS encoding phosphatidate cytidylyltransferase has product MKETSTRAISGLLYISLLIVSLFWQDAVVVLFFIFGLICMAEFKKLIQLKSFWPYVIFTVLYFGFAYWKLFAEESKGFNEASQILLVITVFVQLILIKDLFSEKTIPLFSSKRFIITTFYLSSGFIFLVCIANFNETFTPLLLLGSFILVWVNDTFAYLVGKNFGKQKLFPSISPKKTVEGFLGGLFFACIVSYFIWYFTNTLTFTSWLVLGIVVSVFGTIGDLIESKFKRQAKVKDSGVIMPGHGGLLDRLDSVIFAAPFIFLFLRIITYVS; this is encoded by the coding sequence ATGAAAGAAACCAGTACACGAGCAATTTCAGGATTATTATACATCTCTCTTCTCATTGTGTCCCTTTTTTGGCAAGATGCGGTTGTTGTTCTTTTTTTTATTTTTGGTCTTATTTGTATGGCAGAATTTAAAAAACTTATTCAATTAAAGAGCTTTTGGCCATATGTTATATTTACTGTTCTTTATTTCGGTTTTGCCTATTGGAAGTTATTTGCAGAAGAATCTAAGGGGTTCAATGAAGCCTCACAGATTTTATTGGTGATCACCGTTTTTGTTCAGTTGATTCTCATTAAAGATTTATTTTCAGAAAAAACCATTCCGTTATTCAGTTCAAAACGATTTATAATTACGACATTTTATTTATCAAGTGGATTTATTTTTTTAGTTTGCATTGCAAATTTCAATGAAACCTTTACACCTCTACTCCTGCTTGGTTCGTTTATATTGGTTTGGGTTAATGACACGTTTGCATATTTAGTTGGGAAAAACTTTGGTAAGCAAAAATTGTTTCCAAGTATTTCCCCAAAAAAAACCGTAGAGGGCTTTCTTGGCGGATTATTTTTTGCCTGTATAGTTAGTTATTTTATTTGGTATTTTACGAACACGCTTACGTTTACAAGTTGGTTGGTTTTAGGTATAGTCGTAAGTGTTTTTGGTACTATTGGAGATCTAATTGAATCCAAATTTAAAAGACAGGCTAAGGTAAAAGATAGTGGAGTTATCATGCCAGGACATGGAGGCTTACTAGATCGCTTAGATAGTGTTATCTTTGCTGCACCATTTATATTTTTATTTTTAAGAATTATCACCTATGTTTCATAA
- a CDS encoding LUD domain-containing protein, whose translation MSLFRKIFGLKTTNEDNIRSEERGKYMPEIKLPVDEQFTINFKANGGKFLYCENMQEVQDSLNSILRENNWNDDKVLLFDDRLNDLFKDFHFDKTKRISESSFFFSTCEYLISDDGSLLISSNQIAEKKLKELPDNFVIYATTSQFVQNIGEGLRGIKGKNRDKIPTNITTIKHFKTIEDKDFLTYGSSSKNLYLLLLEDL comes from the coding sequence ATGAGTCTATTTCGTAAAATCTTCGGTTTAAAGACCACAAACGAAGACAACATAAGAAGCGAAGAGAGAGGCAAATACATGCCTGAAATAAAGCTACCTGTTGATGAACAATTCACGATAAATTTTAAGGCAAATGGTGGTAAATTCCTTTATTGTGAAAACATGCAGGAAGTACAAGACAGCTTAAATTCTATTTTAAGAGAAAATAATTGGAATGATGACAAAGTCCTTCTATTCGATGATCGACTAAACGATTTGTTCAAGGATTTTCATTTTGATAAAACAAAGCGTATTTCAGAAAGTAGTTTTTTCTTCTCTACTTGCGAGTATTTAATTTCAGACGATGGATCACTTCTTATTTCCTCCAACCAAATTGCAGAAAAAAAATTGAAGGAGCTACCAGATAATTTTGTTATCTATGCAACTACGAGTCAATTTGTTCAAAATATAGGTGAAGGTTTGAGAGGGATTAAAGGTAAAAATCGTGACAAAATACCAACTAATATTACTACAATCAAACATTTTAAAACTATAGAAGACAAAGACTTCCTAACTTATGGGAGCAGTTCAAAAAACTTATATTTATTGCTCTTAGAAGATTTATAG
- the ftsH gene encoding ATP-dependent zinc metalloprotease FtsH encodes MAKENKNLNKKPKFNSWWIYGFVIAAFLGIQLFSGGLGGSEGKKINPSEFFDYMEQGDVSKVDIINNREARVYLTKEAQEKEIHKKSKPTSILPQVTPLPNYTFEFGDLKLFQEQINEVKKENPSVTVPVAFKTEENYFGNILFSLLPFILIIGVWIFIMRRMSGGAGGGAGGQIFNIGKSKAKLFDEKTDVKTSFKDVAGLEGAKEEVQEIVDFLKNPEKYTSLGGKIPKGALLVGQPGTGKTLLAKAVAGEAKVPFFSLSGSDFVEMFVGVGASRVRDLFKQAKEKSPAIIFIDEIDAIGRARGKSNFSGSNDERENTLNQLLTEMDGFGTNTNVIVLAATNRADVLDKALMRAGRFDRQIFVDLPDVRERKEIFEVHLRPIKQAEKLDIDFLAKQTPGFSGADIANVCNEAALIAARNGKKAVDKQDFLDAVDRIVGGLEKKNKIVTVDEKKAIAYHEAGHATVSWMLEHAAPLVKVTIVPRGQSLGAAWYLPEERLIVRPEQMLDEMCAALGGRAAEKVIFNKISTGALSDLEKVTKQARAMVTIYGLSEKVGNLTYYDSSGQETGFTKPYSERTAELIDKEISDIIEKQYQRAIALLENNKDKLTELAKVLLEKEVIFKDNLEKIFGERPFQKQIEERLLESKKKEEE; translated from the coding sequence ATGGCAAAAGAAAATAAAAATTTAAATAAGAAACCAAAGTTCAATTCTTGGTGGATTTATGGATTTGTAATAGCAGCATTTTTGGGCATTCAACTCTTCTCAGGAGGTTTGGGAGGTAGTGAAGGCAAAAAAATCAATCCTTCAGAGTTCTTTGACTATATGGAGCAAGGTGATGTTAGCAAAGTTGACATCATAAATAACCGTGAAGCTCGTGTGTATTTAACAAAAGAAGCGCAAGAAAAAGAGATTCATAAAAAATCGAAGCCTACAAGTATCTTACCGCAGGTTACACCATTGCCAAACTACACGTTTGAGTTTGGAGATTTAAAATTGTTTCAAGAACAAATCAATGAAGTAAAGAAAGAAAATCCTAGCGTTACTGTTCCCGTAGCATTTAAAACAGAGGAGAATTACTTCGGAAATATCTTGTTCTCACTTCTACCTTTCATTTTAATAATAGGTGTCTGGATCTTCATCATGAGACGTATGTCTGGTGGTGCTGGCGGAGGAGCTGGCGGACAGATTTTCAATATAGGAAAATCGAAAGCTAAGTTATTTGACGAAAAAACAGATGTAAAAACATCATTTAAAGATGTAGCAGGTCTGGAAGGAGCAAAAGAAGAAGTGCAGGAAATTGTTGATTTCTTAAAAAACCCTGAAAAATACACATCACTTGGTGGTAAAATTCCGAAGGGAGCATTATTAGTTGGACAGCCAGGAACAGGTAAAACCTTATTGGCAAAAGCGGTTGCTGGAGAAGCAAAAGTACCGTTCTTTTCATTATCTGGTTCAGACTTCGTAGAGATGTTTGTTGGTGTTGGAGCATCTCGTGTAAGAGATTTGTTTAAGCAAGCCAAAGAAAAGTCACCAGCAATTATATTTATTGATGAGATTGACGCTATTGGTAGAGCACGTGGTAAAAGTAACTTTTCTGGTTCTAATGATGAACGAGAAAACACACTCAATCAACTATTAACAGAAATGGATGGTTTTGGTACTAATACAAACGTCATCGTTTTAGCTGCAACCAATAGAGCAGATGTTTTAGATAAAGCCTTAATGCGTGCAGGTCGTTTTGACAGACAAATTTTTGTCGATCTACCAGATGTTAGAGAACGTAAAGAAATATTTGAAGTTCACCTAAGACCAATAAAACAAGCAGAGAAATTAGATATTGATTTTCTTGCAAAGCAAACACCAGGTTTCTCTGGAGCAGATATTGCAAATGTTTGTAATGAAGCTGCTTTAATCGCTGCCAGAAATGGTAAAAAAGCTGTAGATAAGCAAGATTTCTTAGATGCTGTTGATAGAATTGTTGGAGGATTAGAGAAAAAGAATAAAATTGTAACCGTAGATGAGAAAAAAGCAATTGCTTATCATGAAGCTGGTCACGCAACAGTGAGTTGGATGTTAGAACATGCTGCTCCATTAGTAAAAGTAACTATTGTGCCACGTGGACAATCTCTAGGAGCTGCATGGTATTTACCAGAAGAGCGCTTAATTGTTCGTCCAGAACAAATGCTGGATGAAATGTGTGCTGCTTTAGGAGGACGTGCTGCGGAAAAAGTGATTTTCAATAAAATATCAACTGGTGCATTAAGTGATTTAGAAAAAGTGACTAAGCAGGCAAGAGCTATGGTGACTATTTACGGACTTAGCGAAAAAGTTGGAAACTTGACGTATTATGATTCTTCAGGTCAAGAAACTGGATTTACAAAACCATACAGCGAAAGAACTGCTGAACTTATTGATAAAGAAATTTCTGATATTATTGAAAAACAATATCAACGAGCTATCGCTTTGTTAGAAAATAATAAAGACAAATTAACAGAACTTGCTAAAGTATTACTTGAAAAAGAAGTCATCTTTAAAGACAATCTCGAGAAAATATTTGGGGAGCGTCCTTTTCAAAAGCAAATTGAAGAACGTTTATTAGAGTCTAAAAAAAAGGAAGAAGAATAA
- the rsfS gene encoding ribosome silencing factor, producing the protein MAKKNTSPDQLISTVIAGIEDVKGKKITILDLREIENTVCDYFIICEGTSNTQVNAIVNSIQKKVSKEHKDNPWHVEGSDNAEWVLIDYVNVVVHVFQKHIREYYDIESLWGDAITTEIETSY; encoded by the coding sequence ATGGCGAAAAAAAATACGAGTCCAGATCAACTAATAAGTACAGTTATTGCTGGTATTGAAGATGTAAAAGGAAAAAAAATTACAATTTTAGATTTAAGAGAAATTGAAAATACAGTTTGCGATTACTTTATTATTTGTGAAGGTACTTCTAACACGCAAGTAAATGCTATCGTCAATTCTATCCAAAAGAAAGTAAGTAAAGAGCATAAAGATAATCCTTGGCACGTAGAGGGCAGTGATAATGCCGAATGGGTACTAATCGATTATGTGAATGTTGTGGTACACGTTTTCCAAAAACACATTAGAGAATATTATGATATTGAAAGTCTTTGGGGAGACGCAATAACTACCGAAATAGAAACAAGTTACTAA
- a CDS encoding biotin--[acetyl-CoA-carboxylase] ligase has product MHIIKLNAIDSTNTFLRQLSSKEALVDYTVVLAEKQTNGRGQMGTKWSSQSGKNLMASVFVDVSFLNIEHSFGISMAISLSISQVLKDHQIKNIKVKWPNDILAEQKKISGILIENVIKNNNLQASIIGFGLNINQQFFDELPNATSMKILSGRTYSKEEIVKQIITKFKVYIEMLKTNKFTDLKKIYENELFRKDKPSTFEDIEGHLFTGYIKGISNTGHLKILVEDEKIKAFDLKQIRLLY; this is encoded by the coding sequence ATGCACATAATCAAACTTAATGCCATCGATTCTACCAATACGTTTTTAAGACAATTGAGTAGTAAGGAGGCATTGGTTGATTATACGGTGGTATTGGCAGAAAAACAAACCAATGGTCGAGGGCAAATGGGAACAAAGTGGAGTTCTCAAAGCGGTAAAAACCTTATGGCTAGTGTTTTTGTTGATGTTTCCTTTTTGAACATAGAACATAGTTTTGGCATCAGTATGGCTATTTCATTATCCATTTCACAGGTATTGAAAGACCATCAAATTAAAAATATAAAAGTAAAATGGCCTAACGACATTTTGGCAGAGCAGAAGAAAATTTCTGGAATTTTAATTGAAAATGTCATTAAAAACAATAATCTACAGGCAAGTATTATAGGTTTTGGACTTAATATCAATCAACAATTTTTTGATGAGTTACCAAACGCAACGTCTATGAAAATATTATCTGGTAGAACTTATAGCAAGGAGGAGATTGTTAAACAAATCATTACGAAATTTAAGGTTTATATTGAAATGTTAAAAACCAACAAGTTTACTGATCTAAAAAAAATATACGAGAACGAATTATTTAGAAAAGATAAACCTTCAACATTTGAAGATATTGAAGGTCATTTATTTACGGGTTACATAAAAGGCATTTCAAATACTGGTCACCTTAAAATACTTGTAGAAGATGAAAAAATCAAGGCGTTTGATCTAAAGCAAATACGCCTTCTCTATTAG
- a CDS encoding SRPBCC family protein, translating into MKLQSPKTTIDKSAQETFNFLSDVKNFEKLMPENISKFEVLEEDKFLFALKGMPEIILKKKETVPPNKIVLGAAGGKLDFSLTAHIIEVAPTQSQVELVFEGEFNAMMAMMIKGPINKFIETLVTNMPAQV; encoded by the coding sequence ATGAAATTACAATCACCAAAAACAACTATAGACAAATCTGCCCAAGAAACCTTTAACTTCCTATCTGATGTTAAAAACTTCGAAAAATTAATGCCAGAAAATATCAGCAAATTTGAAGTTTTAGAAGAAGATAAGTTTTTATTTGCTTTAAAAGGTATGCCCGAAATTATACTTAAAAAGAAAGAAACTGTACCTCCTAATAAAATTGTTTTGGGTGCTGCAGGTGGCAAATTAGATTTTTCCCTTACTGCTCATATCATAGAAGTAGCTCCAACACAAAGTCAAGTAGAATTAGTTTTTGAAGGCGAATTTAACGCTATGATGGCAATGATGATCAAAGGACCTATAAATAAGTTTATTGAAACATTGGTAACCAACATGCCAGCTCAAGTCTAA
- the pyrE gene encoding orotate phosphoribosyltransferase translates to MIFDKETAKQTAEVLLQINAIKLQPNEPFTWASGWKSPIYCDNRIVLSFPPIRNYIRETMAKHIESHYGKVDVIAGVATGAIGIGMLVAEYLGLPFIYVRPEAKSHGRQNQIEGFIESGQNVVVVEDLISTGKSSLNAVKALKEAHVNVKGMVAIFSYGFEVAKNNFETENIELHTLSNYENLLEQALETKYITSKEQAVLVSWNANPSEWNAI, encoded by the coding sequence ATGATTTTTGACAAAGAAACCGCCAAACAGACCGCAGAAGTTTTATTACAAATCAACGCTATTAAACTTCAACCAAACGAGCCCTTTACTTGGGCCTCTGGATGGAAATCGCCAATTTATTGTGACAATAGAATTGTGCTCTCATTTCCACCAATTAGAAATTACATTCGTGAAACCATGGCTAAGCATATCGAGTCGCACTACGGAAAAGTAGATGTCATCGCTGGCGTTGCAACTGGTGCTATTGGCATTGGAATGTTAGTTGCTGAATATTTAGGCTTGCCTTTTATATATGTAAGACCTGAAGCAAAATCTCACGGAAGACAAAATCAAATTGAAGGATTTATAGAATCTGGACAAAACGTCGTTGTTGTTGAAGATTTAATAAGTACCGGAAAGAGTAGTCTAAATGCTGTTAAAGCACTTAAGGAAGCTCACGTCAATGTTAAGGGAATGGTAGCCATATTTTCTTACGGATTTGAAGTTGCAAAAAATAACTTCGAAACTGAAAACATAGAACTTCACACATTAAGCAACTACGAAAACCTTTTAGAACAAGCTCTTGAGACAAAATATATTACCAGTAAAGAGCAAGCTGTTTTAGTAAGCTGGAATGCCAATCCAAGTGAATGGAACGCTATTTGA
- a CDS encoding NUDIX hydrolase, producing the protein MHQIFVNDKPIVLTTKVEKEEGFKNYLLKQVNIGKVIKKLNSSKLKEVRLVGKKEDKLIKKFLKLLPNVIAGGGKVYNSKGEILFIYRNDKWDLPKGKAEKKETIEETALREVEEETGVKGLEIVKPLDTTYHIFKRNGKHKIKVTYWFEMKTSFDGKLFPEENEGITKVEWLSPEESKKALENSYANIKILV; encoded by the coding sequence ATGCACCAGATTTTCGTAAACGATAAACCCATTGTTTTGACAACCAAAGTTGAAAAAGAGGAAGGATTTAAAAATTACCTACTCAAGCAAGTAAACATTGGTAAGGTTATCAAAAAACTCAATTCTTCAAAATTAAAAGAAGTAAGACTTGTTGGTAAAAAAGAAGATAAACTCATCAAAAAGTTTTTAAAATTATTACCAAATGTCATAGCTGGAGGAGGAAAGGTCTATAATAGTAAAGGTGAGATTTTATTTATTTATCGTAATGATAAATGGGATTTGCCAAAAGGAAAAGCCGAAAAAAAGGAGACCATTGAAGAAACTGCACTGCGTGAAGTAGAAGAGGAGACAGGTGTAAAAGGACTTGAAATCGTAAAACCTTTGGACACGACATATCATATTTTTAAACGAAACGGTAAGCATAAAATAAAAGTGACCTATTGGTTTGAGATGAAAACCAGTTTTGATGGAAAACTATTTCCAGAAGAAAATGAGGGCATTACAAAAGTAGAATGGCTGTCTCCAGAAGAGAGTAAAAAGGCTTTAGAAAATAGTTATGCCAATATTAAGATTTTGGTGTAA
- a CDS encoding N-formylglutamate amidohydrolase: MKLVISCEHGGNEIPKQYENAFKNNQAVLDTHKGFDLGALDLFHYLKPLSEYSKSSKISRLLIELNRSLHNKDLFSKFTQPLSQSEKQVIIKNQYFPYRNEIESQISKLIFNGTTVLHISIHSFTPILNGIERDCDIGILYDSKKQIEKNLAKQLKSKINSINPVYNVRFNYPYLGKADGFTTYLRTKFKENYIGIEIEINQSFSKEKRMDTDVKKTVFSAVKELITPKS; this comes from the coding sequence GTGAAACTCGTCATCAGTTGTGAACATGGCGGAAATGAAATTCCGAAGCAATATGAAAATGCATTCAAAAATAATCAAGCGGTTTTAGATACTCACAAGGGTTTTGACTTAGGAGCGTTAGATCTTTTTCATTATTTAAAACCACTTTCAGAATATTCAAAATCGAGCAAAATTAGTAGGTTACTTATTGAACTTAATCGTTCGCTTCATAACAAAGATTTATTTTCGAAATTCACTCAACCGCTATCGCAGAGCGAAAAACAAGTCATAATAAAAAATCAATATTTCCCTTATAGAAATGAAATTGAATCTCAAATATCAAAATTAATTTTTAACGGAACTACTGTTTTACATATCTCAATACATTCCTTCACACCAATTTTAAATGGTATAGAACGGGATTGTGATATTGGAATACTTTATGACTCCAAAAAACAAATTGAGAAAAATTTAGCTAAACAGTTAAAGTCTAAAATCAACTCTATAAATCCTGTTTATAATGTGAGATTTAATTATCCTTATTTAGGTAAAGCAGATGGTTTTACTACGTATTTAAGAACTAAATTTAAAGAGAATTATATTGGAATAGAAATAGAAATCAACCAATCATTTTCAAAAGAAAAAAGGATGGATACTGATGTTAAGAAAACAGTTTTTTCCGCAGTAAAAGAATTGATTACACCAAAATCTTAA
- a CDS encoding glutamate-cysteine ligase family protein, which produces MSKRYHLFEVFGIELEYMLVNNSNFKVSPTVDKLLSLKNGELTSDIDNGDIAWSNELVAHVVELKTNGPTEDLEKLSEKFHENIIEINHLLKQIDAQLLPTASHPLMNPLTDTQLWKHSYSEVYELYNRIFDCKGHGWSNVQSTHINLPFYDDEEFEKLHAAIRILLPLIPGLCASSPILEGKTTAFLDSRLEYYKINQKEIPEMTGTVIPEQVFSKSEYQNIIFEPIKKAIKPFDTNKILDHHFLNSRGAIARFDRNAIEIRLVDVQECAKADIAICIFIIEVLKALVNEEFCDLKSQKQWKKEDLFEILNDGIKYGELSKVENLKYLSLFGIKEKATMQDIWTHVFNNVKDSISSENQKIIAFILNNGTLSSRILKAIDEDFSEENIKKTYSQLAECLQNNELFKP; this is translated from the coding sequence ATGAGTAAACGTTACCACCTTTTTGAAGTTTTTGGGATAGAGCTAGAATATATGTTAGTTAATAATTCTAACTTTAAAGTGAGTCCAACTGTAGATAAATTATTATCATTAAAAAATGGAGAATTAACCTCAGATATCGACAATGGAGACATTGCCTGGAGCAACGAACTAGTAGCTCACGTAGTAGAACTAAAAACCAATGGGCCAACAGAAGATTTAGAGAAACTTTCTGAAAAATTTCATGAAAACATCATTGAAATCAATCATTTGTTAAAGCAAATTGACGCGCAATTATTACCAACAGCATCCCATCCTTTAATGAACCCTTTAACAGATACCCAATTATGGAAACACAGTTACAGTGAGGTTTATGAACTTTACAATAGAATTTTTGACTGTAAGGGGCACGGTTGGAGCAATGTACAAAGCACCCATATAAACCTCCCTTTTTACGATGACGAAGAATTTGAAAAACTCCACGCAGCCATCAGGATTTTACTCCCACTTATCCCAGGATTATGTGCCAGCTCACCAATTTTGGAAGGCAAAACAACCGCTTTTTTAGATTCGAGATTGGAATATTATAAAATCAATCAAAAGGAAATCCCAGAAATGACAGGTACCGTAATTCCAGAACAGGTTTTTAGCAAATCGGAATATCAAAACATCATTTTTGAACCCATAAAAAAAGCCATTAAGCCCTTTGATACCAATAAAATATTAGATCATCACTTTTTAAACTCGCGAGGAGCAATTGCTCGTTTTGATAGAAATGCTATTGAGATTCGCCTCGTAGATGTTCAGGAATGTGCTAAAGCAGATATCGCTATTTGCATTTTTATCATTGAGGTTTTAAAAGCTTTAGTTAATGAGGAATTTTGTGATTTAAAGAGTCAAAAACAATGGAAAAAAGAAGATCTTTTTGAGATTTTGAACGATGGCATCAAATATGGAGAGCTTTCAAAAGTTGAAAATTTAAAGTATTTATCTCTCTTCGGAATTAAGGAAAAGGCAACAATGCAAGATATCTGGACACATGTCTTCAATAATGTAAAAGATTCAATTTCTTCGGAAAATCAAAAAATCATCGCGTTCATTTTAAATAACGGAACACTATCCTCTAGAATTCTAAAGGCGATTGACGAAGATTTTTCCGAAGAAAATATTAAAAAAACATATTCCCAACTTGCTGAATGTCTCCAGAATAATGAATTGTTCAAACCGTGA